The following proteins are co-located in the Thermodesulfobacteriota bacterium genome:
- a CDS encoding pyridoxamine 5'-phosphate oxidase family protein, translating into MKIKDAIAEFLRSHNTMSLATSRNNHPYAAALFYASDGLILYFLSNPGSEHSLNILFNPRVAVTINTEHFDWKTVRGLRIMGKAFATGEEESKHARDIFESKYPFLAGLLKSGMLHREFADYAFFKIVPETIRLIDNSVHFGYRAEIHI; encoded by the coding sequence TTGAAAATAAAAGACGCGATCGCAGAATTCCTCCGCAGTCACAATACCATGAGCCTCGCGACTTCGAGGAACAACCATCCTTATGCGGCGGCCCTGTTTTACGCGAGTGACGGGCTTATCTTGTATTTCCTTTCGAACCCCGGCTCCGAGCATTCGCTCAATATACTCTTTAACCCCAGGGTCGCCGTCACTATAAACACCGAGCATTTCGACTGGAAAACAGTACGGGGGCTCAGGATAATGGGAAAAGCCTTTGCGACAGGCGAAGAAGAGTCGAAGCATGCAAGAGATATTTTCGAGAGCAAGTATCCCTTCCTGGCCGGGCTTTTAAAGAGCGGGATGCTGCACCGGGAATTCGCGGACTACGCCTTCTTTAAAATCGTCCCCGAAACCATAAGGCTCATCGATAACAGCGTGCATTTCGGGTACAGGGCAGAAATACACATATAG
- a CDS encoding 4Fe-4S binding protein, producing MGIYEGGRKISYKLLPDVDLDRCNGCGKCVKACGPKSLVIVNDDFALLMRADTCSSGGHCVESCPEDALNMEWIEMRGEHSTGDWMTFMEQ from the coding sequence ATGGGAATATATGAAGGCGGCAGGAAAATCAGCTACAAATTACTTCCCGACGTAGACCTCGACAGGTGTAACGGCTGCGGGAAATGCGTCAAGGCGTGCGGGCCGAAGTCGCTCGTTATAGTGAACGACGACTTTGCGCTTCTTATGCGGGCCGACACGTGCAGCAGCGGCGGACACTGTGTCGAATCATGCCCAGAGGACGCACTCAACATGGAATGGATAGAGATGAGGGGCGAGCACTCCACGGGCGACTGGATGACATTCATGGAGCAGTAA
- the bioB gene encoding biotin synthase BioB, whose amino-acid sequence MNANIIESVRDKVIGRGDEVTFDDAVELADTDFSSLPALMSLSNAVTSMYHEKGVYLCSITSGRTGACPEDCRFCAQSIYSDDPVQPRTVIAPREILESAKRAEAGGASEFCIVISGRGPNEHVFDRVLESVRLIRTHTDMSIGCSLGILTEEQAGRLSAAGVRRYNHNLETSRSFFPRICTTHAYEDRLGTARLVKKSGIGLCCGGIIGLGETAVDRIGLAYELKGLDPEVVPLNFLNPRPGTGLGEMKTLHPFEALKVISIFRIILPKSILLCAGGREAVLGEYQPWALFAGANALIGGDYLTTKGDPMEKDTGMIRGLGLPVLRYS is encoded by the coding sequence ATGAATGCAAATATTATCGAAAGTGTTAGGGATAAGGTTATCGGGAGAGGTGATGAGGTGACCTTCGACGACGCCGTCGAGCTCGCCGATACGGATTTTAGCAGCCTCCCCGCTCTGATGTCCCTCTCCAACGCAGTCACGTCCATGTACCACGAAAAGGGCGTCTATCTCTGCAGCATAACGAGCGGGAGGACCGGGGCGTGCCCCGAGGACTGCAGGTTCTGCGCTCAGTCGATTTACAGCGACGACCCCGTTCAGCCTCGTACGGTAATCGCTCCCCGCGAGATACTGGAATCCGCGAAAAGGGCAGAAGCCGGAGGGGCTTCTGAATTCTGCATCGTGATAAGCGGCAGGGGCCCCAACGAGCACGTATTCGACAGGGTGCTGGAATCCGTCCGTCTCATCAGGACACACACCGACATGAGCATAGGCTGCTCGCTCGGCATATTGACCGAAGAGCAGGCCGGGCGGCTTTCCGCCGCCGGAGTGAGGCGATACAACCACAACCTCGAAACCTCGCGGAGCTTCTTCCCGCGGATATGCACCACCCACGCATACGAAGACCGCCTGGGCACAGCACGGCTCGTAAAAAAGAGCGGTATAGGGCTCTGCTGCGGCGGCATAATCGGCCTCGGAGAAACTGCCGTAGACAGGATCGGCCTGGCCTACGAGCTCAAGGGGCTCGATCCCGAGGTCGTTCCGCTCAATTTCCTTAACCCGAGGCCGGGCACCGGGCTCGGGGAAATGAAAACGCTCCATCCCTTCGAAGCCTTAAAAGTTATTTCTATTTTCAGGATAATACTTCCGAAAAGCATACTCCTGTGTGCGGGCGGCAGAGAGGCCGTGCTCGGGGAGTACCAGCCCTGGGCCCTTTTTGCGGGGGCCAATGCGCTCATCGGCGGCGACTATCTCACGACGAAGGGAGACCCGATGGAAAAGGATACCGGGATGATACGCGGCCTCGGGCTTCCGGTGCTGAGATACAGCTGA
- a CDS encoding Crp/Fnr family transcriptional regulator, with protein MRGKTVRQKFNSCRTCSLRAGTIFSGLDDEGAVELEGLLRRVVYPEGFVLFMKGENPRGVYCVCGGRVKLYLHSPDGRIAVLGYASPGDVIGVRAILSGKPHDFTAKTDEESRLSFMDKDDFLNLLKRNGGVCFRLAETLGEELSKAYEGFGNAALATSEERLASLLLRLCDEFGEPSPEGIIIKPGLSQEEMADMAGMSRRTLSRALRSLRKMKLVDCGRRTTIIKNRSALQKLVY; from the coding sequence ATGAGGGGAAAGACGGTTCGCCAGAAATTTAACTCCTGCCGGACGTGCAGCCTGAGAGCGGGCACGATTTTCTCGGGTCTCGACGACGAGGGCGCCGTCGAGCTCGAAGGCCTGCTCCGGAGAGTCGTCTATCCGGAGGGCTTCGTGCTATTCATGAAGGGGGAGAACCCGCGCGGCGTTTATTGCGTCTGCGGGGGGCGGGTCAAGCTCTACCTCCATTCGCCGGACGGCAGGATCGCCGTGCTGGGTTACGCATCACCCGGCGATGTTATAGGTGTGAGGGCGATCCTCTCGGGAAAGCCCCACGACTTCACCGCGAAGACGGACGAGGAATCCCGGCTGAGCTTCATGGATAAAGACGATTTCCTGAATCTCCTGAAAAGAAACGGCGGCGTCTGCTTCAGGCTGGCCGAAACCCTCGGCGAAGAGCTCTCGAAGGCCTACGAGGGCTTCGGGAACGCGGCCCTTGCGACGTCGGAGGAGCGCCTCGCCTCGCTCCTCCTCCGGCTTTGCGACGAGTTCGGCGAGCCTTCCCCTGAAGGGATAATCATAAAGCCCGGCCTCAGCCAGGAGGAGATGGCGGACATGGCCGGCATGTCGAGAAGGACGCTGAGCCGCGCGCTCCGGTCGTTAAGAAAGATGAAGCTCGTCGACTGCGGACGCCGCACTACAATCATAAAGAACAGGTCCGCGCTTCAAAAACTCGTTTACTGA